The Cryptococcus depauperatus CBS 7841 chromosome 7, complete sequence genome window below encodes:
- a CDS encoding DNA repair protein rad18: protein MNNTHPLLENYNDPPPFPSNFSQLKRLDRSVLCQICKEPFTGPVSVACGHSFCSQCIRSSLDVSKKCPSCNESVSEGSIRRNRALEEIADTWEQCRPILIELATANVTRKRPALEVDSTVSNSSYNKRPKNWDRRRDNSDSPFESCQSTKSVDSNEEKDIEELSESEETPCPICQAKLPISSIPAHIERGCPPPKITMAISAGSVKGNQKADWKKVFLGQGLGMGKAKDLGKDRDIEMKKITKPNYSLSSPSDLRALLSRYSLPTTGDKAALISRVQEWIILFNANLDTSHPSSLSALRAKLGEAEASRKRDKEKGRDEVIEQLGRKEGLQKYAQEKKAEFERLKREIMERDKRGKGGVKGDGVESAIEIE from the exons atgaACAACACgcatcctcttcttgaaaaCTATAATGACCCACCGCCTTTCCCATCTAATTTCAGCCAGCTCAAGCGGCTGGACCGCTCTGTGCTTTGTCAGATTTGTAAAGAGCCTTTTACTGGCCCAGTATCGGTTGCTTGTGGTCATTCGTTCTGTTCGCAG tGTATACGCTCATCCTTAGATGTCTCAAAAAAGTGTCCAAGCTGCAATGAATCAGTCAGTGAAGGGTCTATACGGCGGAATAgagctttggaagaaatcgCAGATACTTGGGAACAATGCAG GCCTATTTTAATTGAACTGGCAACTGCAAATGTTACCCGCAAAAGACCAGCATTAGAGGTGGATAGCACGGTTTCAAATTCCAGTTACAACAAACGTCCAAAGAATTGGGATAGACGGAGAGACAATTCTGACAGCCCTTTTGAATCTTGTCAATCCACAAAGTCTGTTGATTccaatgaagaaaaggatatCGAAGAGTTATCCGAAAGTG AGGAGACGCCATGTCCAATTTGTCAGGCCAAATTACCTATATCCTCGATACCTGCTCATATTGAGCGAGGCTGTCCGCCGCCGAAAATCACGATGGCAATATCTGCTGGTAGTGTGAAAGGCAACCAAAAAGCCGACTGgaaaaaagtctttttaGGGCAAGGACTCGGCATGGGAAAAGCAAAGGATTTGGGAAAAGACAGGGA CatagaaatgaaaaaaatCACAAAACCCAATTACTCGCtgtcttctccttcagaTCTTCGAGCATTACTCTCC AGATATTCGCTACCCACCACAGGCGACAAGGCTGCCCTTATCAGCCGCGTTCAAGAGTGGatcattcttttcaacgCCAACCTTGATACTTCTCATCCATCTTCACTCTCTGCACTGCGTGCAAAACTAGGCGAGGCTGAGGCGAGCCGAAAACgagacaaggaaaaaggaagagatgaagtgATTGAACAATTGGGAAGGAAAGAGGGCCTACAGAAGTAtgctcaagaaaagaaggcagAATTCGAGCGGTTAAAAAGGGAGATTATGGAAAGAGATAAAAGGGGCAAAGGGGGTGTCAAGGGAGACGGCGTGGAGAGCGCgattgagattgagtaA